The proteins below come from a single Pedobacter aquae genomic window:
- a CDS encoding glycosyltransferase family 2 protein, with protein MECSIIIVNFNTKDFVSNCIRSIVEHTTDVVYEIIVVDNGSYDGSQEEIKTNFPQVQLIESEKNLGFGKANNLAAKFAKGDYLFFLNSDTLLLNNVIKFFLNYFRQNVYRKLGCIGCNLLGEDYKINGNGGQFPKISHLLKSRFYALRFKFFDKDIEKIFCDKIDYILGADIFMPHQIFKEVNGFDERFFMYFEESDLQLRVAQLGYAIEIIEGPRIIHLEGKSSYNSIRKMIMVQESAYKYYYKNRPFWEYYLLKLIGVLDSFLLLFKSSYTFKDFITYLKFNLQPKKK; from the coding sequence ATGGAATGTTCAATAATTATAGTAAACTTTAATACAAAAGATTTTGTATCAAATTGCATAAGATCTATTGTTGAACATACAACTGATGTTGTCTACGAAATTATAGTGGTTGATAATGGGTCTTATGATGGATCACAAGAGGAAATTAAGACGAATTTTCCACAGGTCCAATTGATTGAATCAGAAAAAAATTTGGGATTCGGAAAGGCAAACAATTTGGCTGCTAAATTCGCTAAGGGTGATTATTTATTTTTTTTAAATTCTGATACTTTATTACTTAATAACGTGATTAAATTTTTTTTAAACTATTTCCGTCAAAATGTTTACCGAAAGCTAGGATGTATTGGATGCAATCTTTTGGGAGAAGACTATAAAATTAATGGAAATGGAGGTCAGTTTCCCAAAATTAGTCACCTTTTAAAAAGTAGGTTTTATGCTTTAAGGTTTAAATTCTTCGATAAAGACATCGAAAAAATATTCTGTGATAAGATAGACTATATATTAGGAGCGGATATATTTATGCCTCATCAGATTTTTAAAGAGGTTAATGGTTTTGACGAACGGTTCTTTATGTATTTTGAGGAGTCAGACCTGCAATTGAGGGTAGCTCAGCTTGGTTATGCTATAGAAATAATAGAAGGTCCTAGAATTATACACTTAGAAGGTAAATCTTCATATAACTCTATCCGGAAGATGATTATGGTACAAGAAAGTGCATATAAATATTATTATAAAAATCGGCCGTTTTGGGAATATTATCTTCTTAAATTAATCGGAGTGCTTGATTCATTTTTATTACTTTTTAAATCTTCCTACACTTTTAAAGACTTTATTACTTATTTGAAATTTAATCTTCAACCAAAGAAAAAATGA
- a CDS encoding glycosyltransferase family 2 protein — translation MIQISIIIVNYNTKELLQQCLSSIYSTTKFTSFEVIVVDNNSKDESWEMLKLLFPEVNCIQLRQNIGFGRANNIGVENANGEFVFLLNSDTLLTENTIKILYDFFTANEHALSLGVLGCKLVDESGQTMNSGGGFPSIVNDLKEYYYLIAEKMLKMKYEERDSYDFTLPFFEIDYVIGADMFMRKHLYKSVGGFDPTYFMYYEESDMQIRIRKLGYKCFITTKTSIIHLEGGSTSRIKFSQFKRVINQVSRNYYFRKNERKNYKLYVVVDMLLNITRIFNKNYTFKENLDFIIKNIKSY, via the coding sequence ATGATACAAATCTCGATAATAATCGTAAATTATAATACTAAAGAATTGCTACAGCAATGTCTTTCTTCCATATATAGTACAACAAAATTTACTTCTTTTGAAGTTATTGTCGTAGACAATAATTCTAAGGATGAATCTTGGGAAATGTTAAAATTATTATTTCCAGAGGTAAACTGCATTCAATTAAGGCAAAATATAGGATTTGGTAGGGCTAACAACATAGGTGTAGAAAATGCAAATGGCGAGTTTGTTTTTTTATTGAATTCAGATACTCTATTGACAGAAAATACTATTAAAATTCTTTACGATTTTTTTACTGCTAATGAGCATGCTTTATCATTGGGGGTATTAGGTTGCAAGTTAGTAGATGAATCAGGGCAAACTATGAATTCTGGAGGGGGATTTCCAAGTATTGTAAATGATCTTAAAGAGTATTATTATTTAATTGCTGAAAAGATGCTAAAAATGAAATATGAGGAGCGTGATTCTTATGATTTTACTTTACCGTTTTTTGAAATTGATTATGTAATAGGTGCGGATATGTTTATGCGTAAACACTTGTATAAATCTGTTGGTGGTTTCGATCCTACTTATTTTATGTACTATGAAGAATCGGACATGCAGATAAGGATAAGAAAATTGGGTTATAAGTGTTTTATTACAACTAAGACTTCTATTATACATTTGGAAGGAGGAAGTACGAGTAGAATTAAATTTTCACAGTTTAAGAGAGTAATTAATCAAGTAAGCCGCAATTATTATTTTAGAAAAAATGAACGAAAAAATTACAAATTATATGTTGTTGTAGACATGTTGTTAAATATTACACGTATATTCAACAAAAATTATACTTTTAAAGAAAACCTGGATTTCATAATCAAAAACATTAAGTCATATTGA
- a CDS encoding glycosyltransferase, with the protein MISIIVSSCKEELFHQFQNCIEETIGVAYEIVKIYNPKLMGICEAYNQGVSKAKYEILLFCHEDLLFRSNNWGEDLLCLFNDDCKVGLVGLAGCKVKSYIASGWHTVSDEYLAYNFIQSDHKNIAKRFHHINIKATTEVAVIDGFFMATRKTIIESHPFDSEMLKGYHGYDLDISLSIGQKYKVVVSHNILVEHLSEGNPDVNWLTDIFKVNKKYSNILPLNPTGLKTNSKIEYENLKFLVLYLHSNQVKFIKSIDLIYRSDYIIKLGFFNFIKINLYYLFLKLPLNLN; encoded by the coding sequence ATGATTAGTATTATAGTTTCCTCTTGTAAGGAAGAGCTTTTTCATCAGTTTCAGAATTGCATTGAGGAAACAATAGGGGTTGCATATGAGATTGTCAAGATATACAACCCTAAGTTGATGGGGATTTGCGAAGCTTACAATCAAGGAGTTTCAAAGGCAAAATATGAGATCTTACTTTTTTGTCATGAAGATTTGTTATTTAGGAGCAATAACTGGGGAGAAGACTTACTCTGTCTTTTTAACGATGATTGTAAGGTAGGATTAGTAGGATTAGCCGGATGCAAAGTTAAAAGTTATATTGCAAGTGGTTGGCACACGGTAAGTGATGAATACTTAGCTTATAATTTCATACAGTCTGACCATAAAAATATAGCAAAACGCTTCCACCATATCAACATAAAGGCTACAACAGAGGTTGCAGTTATAGATGGATTTTTTATGGCTACTAGAAAAACTATTATAGAAAGTCATCCCTTTGATAGTGAAATGTTAAAGGGCTATCATGGTTATGATTTAGATATTTCTTTATCAATAGGTCAAAAGTATAAAGTCGTAGTATCTCATAATATTCTTGTAGAGCATCTTTCTGAGGGTAATCCTGATGTAAATTGGCTTACTGATATTTTTAAGGTTAATAAAAAATATAGTAACATCCTTCCTTTGAACCCAACTGGTCTAAAGACAAATAGTAAGATAGAATACGAGAATCTGAAGTTTTTAGTTCTTTATTTACATTCTAATCAAGTTAAATTTATAAAAAGTATAGATTTAATTTATAGATCTGATTATATTATAAAGTTAGGATTTTTTAATTTTATTAAAATTAATTTATACTATCTCTTCCTTAAATTACCTTTGAATTTAAATTAG
- a CDS encoding flippase, translating into MSIRDTILTLTKGKGVRQLIKNFLSLSIIQGLDMLLPLLTVPYLIRVIGVENVGLLAFVNAVIGYFGIFINYGFSLTATKEISQHIGNKAKIQQIFNVVFTAKNYLLGISFLVLLLLVAIIPSVAEHSYIYLITFGTIACLNISPTWYFQGIQQLKFVTFSNIITKLFFTLMIFIFVKERSDFWMVPTFTLIGASVSSILSIVYVIRIHRIKIEKPKLKYVVAQYKRGKYIFLSQIKITFFSNMNVLILGVVLGNAAVGVFSSADKIIKVMSAVQIPIVSALFPYFSRLFKTNYKVAYANVRKVALYGSMIYAVIIIIIFILSDLISSLLFGSGLSEIPILIRIMCSIPLFVFLNNLYGTQTLLNLNHDKSFLYNMIIAAIINSVLLYPLIKIFGVYGVACSVLITEFYLFASMYVSSVKIIDKLKND; encoded by the coding sequence ATGAGCATCAGAGACACGATACTTACTCTTACAAAAGGAAAAGGTGTAAGGCAATTAATAAAAAATTTTCTTTCGTTATCCATAATTCAGGGCTTAGATATGCTCTTGCCATTGCTAACCGTACCATATCTTATTAGAGTGATAGGTGTTGAAAATGTGGGCTTGTTAGCTTTTGTGAACGCAGTAATCGGTTACTTTGGCATTTTCATTAATTATGGATTCAGCCTTACTGCTACAAAAGAAATCTCACAACATATTGGCAATAAAGCAAAGATTCAGCAAATTTTCAATGTTGTATTTACCGCTAAAAATTATCTCCTTGGAATATCCTTCTTAGTATTGTTATTACTTGTGGCAATAATACCATCAGTTGCAGAACACAGCTATATATATTTAATTACATTTGGAACAATAGCTTGCTTAAATATATCTCCGACATGGTATTTTCAGGGAATTCAACAATTAAAATTTGTAACATTTAGCAATATAATAACAAAATTGTTTTTTACATTAATGATTTTTATTTTCGTAAAAGAGAGAAGCGATTTTTGGATGGTTCCAACGTTTACACTAATTGGTGCTTCCGTTTCTTCAATCTTGTCCATTGTTTATGTGATAAGAATACACAGGATAAAAATAGAAAAGCCAAAGCTAAAGTATGTGGTGGCACAATACAAGAGGGGGAAATATATTTTCTTATCTCAAATAAAAATTACTTTTTTTTCTAACATGAATGTTTTGATCTTGGGAGTTGTACTGGGTAATGCTGCGGTGGGAGTTTTTTCTTCTGCTGATAAAATTATTAAAGTTATGTCTGCTGTTCAGATTCCTATCGTATCTGCTCTATTTCCTTATTTCAGTAGATTATTCAAAACTAACTATAAAGTTGCCTATGCTAATGTTAGAAAAGTTGCCCTTTATGGTTCCATGATTTATGCAGTAATCATTATTATTATTTTTATTCTTTCGGATTTAATATCATCTTTATTGTTCGGTTCGGGCTTATCTGAAATACCTATCCTAATTAGGATAATGTGCTCAATTCCTTTATTTGTCTTTCTGAACAATTTATATGGAACGCAAACCTTGTTGAATTTAAATCATGACAAATCTTTTTTATATAACATGATTATTGCAGCAATAATCAATTCTGTGCTCCTCTATCCACTTATTAAGATATTTGGCGTGTACGGAGTTGCCTGTTCAGTACTAATAACAGAATTCTATCTATTTGCGAGTATGTATGTGAGTTCAGTTAAGATTATAGATAAATTAAAAAATGATTAG
- a CDS encoding CgeB family protein, with protein sequence MKVALIGNKGFDTIEYHTADALKHLGHHVYHVDMSDQIDIKYLYNYWFSKFIPHYVEYLFNNLAKKIISYEPDLVIGTYRFIPIVTIQKIKAALNGIPIVQLNPDALTTFEKQQIFYSPYDFFFTKDPYIVDFMKKKASLNAHYLPEAFNQRVHKMPKKSRTDLERDINIDVLAFGSIYPYRARLLKKLISVGLRPTIFGDNQTKDQELKEFFKNEWITGDRKSEVLVGAKIVFNNFHYAEIDSVNCKFFEIAGAGGFQICDWKPTINEYSAIDSSCFTFGCIDQAIEHINYYINKPALRYEMATLQREHFLLNHTYDVRVKQMLDIVYKC encoded by the coding sequence ATGAAAGTTGCGTTAATCGGAAATAAGGGATTTGATACAATTGAATATCACACTGCAGACGCCTTAAAACATCTAGGCCATCATGTATACCACGTAGACATGTCCGATCAAATCGATATTAAATACCTATATAACTATTGGTTTTCAAAATTCATACCCCACTATGTAGAGTATCTTTTTAATAATTTGGCAAAAAAGATAATCAGCTATGAACCTGATTTAGTTATTGGAACATATCGATTTATTCCGATTGTTACCATTCAAAAAATTAAAGCAGCACTTAATGGAATCCCTATTGTTCAGTTAAACCCGGATGCTCTAACTACATTTGAAAAGCAACAGATATTTTATTCACCTTACGATTTTTTTTTTACTAAAGATCCTTATATTGTTGATTTTATGAAAAAAAAAGCATCGTTAAATGCTCATTACTTGCCGGAGGCATTTAATCAACGTGTACATAAGATGCCTAAGAAGAGCAGAACTGACTTAGAGCGTGATATTAATATTGACGTTTTAGCGTTTGGATCCATATATCCTTATCGAGCAAGACTGTTAAAAAAGCTGATTTCAGTTGGTCTTAGGCCGACAATTTTTGGAGATAATCAGACTAAGGACCAAGAACTAAAAGAGTTTTTTAAAAATGAATGGATAACTGGTGATAGAAAGAGCGAAGTATTGGTAGGGGCAAAGATTGTTTTTAACAATTTTCATTATGCTGAAATAGACTCAGTAAATTGTAAATTCTTTGAGATAGCTGGCGCTGGTGGCTTTCAAATTTGTGATTGGAAACCTACTATTAATGAATATTCTGCGATTGATTCATCTTGTTTTACTTTTGGATGTATAGATCAAGCTATCGAGCATATAAATTATTACATAAATAAGCCAGCGCT